Proteins encoded by one window of Nicotiana tabacum cultivar K326 chromosome 10, ASM71507v2, whole genome shotgun sequence:
- the LOC107773961 gene encoding beta-fructofuranosidase, insoluble isoenzyme 1-like codes for MELFRKSSFHCALPVFILLVCLFIILSNYVVFAFNYDVFTCFQSSKDANITSNYRTGYHFQPPKNCMNDPNAPMYYNGVYHLFYQYNPKGSTMNNIVWAHSVSKDLINWINLEPAIYPSKPFDKYGTWSGSATILPGNKPIILYTGVVDANMTQVQNYAVPANLSDPYLREWNKPDNNPLIVPDISITKTQFRDPTTAWMGKDGHWRIVVGSSRNRGGLAILYRSRNFMKWIKAEHPLHSSAKTGNWECPDFFPVSLQGSNGLDASYNGKYVKYVLKNSLPVAAFEYYTIGTYDAKQDRYIPDNTSVDGWKGLRLDYGIFYASKSFYDPSKDRRIVWGWSYELDGLPNNENNKGWAGIQAIPRKVWLDFSGKQLVQWPIEELKTLRKQNVRLSNKRLDNGEKIEVKGITASQADVEVTFSFSSLDKAEPFDPSWADLYAQDVCAIKGSTVPGGLGPFGLATLASQNLEEYTPVFFRVFKAQENFKVLMCSDATRSTTQHYNAMCKPSFAGYVDVDLVDKKLSLRSLIDNSVVESFGAGGKLCITSRAYPTLAIHDKAHLFAFNNGTEMITIETLDAWSMDTPKIN; via the exons ATGGAGCTGTTTAGAAAAAGCTCTTTTCATTGTGCTTTGCCAGTTTTCATATTATTGGTTTGCTTGTTTATAATTTTATCTAACTATGTTGTGTTTGCTTTCAATTATGACGTTTTTACGTGCTTCCAATCCTCAAAAGATGCTAATATCACTTCTAACTACAGAACTGGTTACCATTTTCAACCCCCCAAGAACTGTATGAATG ACCCCAATG CACCAATGTATTACAATGGAGTCTATCATCTATTCTACCAGTACAATCCAAAAGGATCAACAATGAACAACATTGTTTGGGCTCATTCAGTCTCAAAAGACTTAATCAATTGGATTAATTTAGAGCCTGCAATTTATCCATCCAAACCATTTGACAAATATGGAACATGGTCTGGTTCAGCAACTATTCTCCCTGGTAACAAGCCCATTATTTTGTACACTGGAGTGGTAGATGCCAACAtgacccaagtccaaaattacgcCGTCCCGGCCAACTTATCCGATCCATATCTCCGTGAATGGAACAAGCCCGATAACAACCCGTTGATCGTCCCGGATATCAGCATCACCAAGACCCAATTTCGTGACCCGACAACAGCTTGGATGGGCAAAGATGGTCATTGGAGAATTGTGGTAGGAAGTTCAAGAAACCGTGGTGGGTTGGCAATATTGTATAGAAGTAGGAATTTCATGAAATGGATCAAGGCTGAGCATCCACTTCATTCATCTGCCAAAACAGGAAATTGGGAATGCCCAGATTTTTTTCCTGTTTCCTTGCAAGGTTCTAATGGTTTAGATGCATCGTACAACGGAAAATATGTTAAGTACGTTCTCAAGAATAGCCTTCCTGTTGCCGCGTTTGAGTACTACACAATTGGTACATATGATGCCAAACAAGATAGGTATATTCCAGATAACACTTCAGTCGATGGTTGGAAAGGATTGAGACTTGACTATGGCATTTTCTACGCGTCTAAGTCGTTCTACGACCCTAGTAAGGACCGAAGAATCGTGTGGGGTTGGTCTTATGAATTAGATGGTCTCCCCAATAATGAAAACAACAAAGGATGGGCTGGAATTCAGGCTATCCCGCGTAAAGTATGGCTTGATTTCAGTGGTAAACAATTAGTTCAATGGCCTATTGAAGAATTAAAAACTCTAAGAAAGCAAAATGTCCGATTGAGCAACAAAAGGCTGGATAATGGAGAAAAGATTGAAGTTAAAGGAATCACAGCGTCGCAG GCTGATGTTGAAGTGACATTCTCCTTCTCTAGCTTAGACAAGGCAGAGCCATTTGATCCTAGTTGGGCTGATCTTTATGCACAAGATGTTTGTGCAATTAAGGGTTCAACTGTTCCAGGTGGGCTTGGGCCATTTGGCCTTGCAACATTGGCTTCTCAAAACTTAGAAGAATACACACCTGTTTTTTTCAGAGTGTTCAAAGCTCAAGAAAATTTTAAGGTTCTTATGTGCTCTGACGCCACAAG GTCTACCACTCAACATTATAATGCAATGTGCAAACCCTCATTTGCTGGATATGTAGATGTGGACTTAGTGGACAAAAAGTTATCTCTTAGGAGTTTG ATTGATAACTCAGTAGTGGAAAGTTTTGGTGCTGGTGGCAAATTATGCATAACATCAAGGGCTTATCCAACATTAGCAATTCACGACAAAGCACATTTATTTGCCTTCAACAATGGTACAGAGATGATCACAATCGAGACTCTAGATGCCTGGAGCATGGATACAcctaaaataaactaa
- the LOC107773961 gene encoding beta-fructofuranosidase, insoluble isoenzyme 1-like isoform X1, producing MYYNGVYHLFYQYNPKGSTMNNIVWAHSVSKDLINWINLEPAIYPSKPFDKYGTWSGSATILPGNKPIILYTGVVDANMTQVQNYAVPANLSDPYLREWNKPDNNPLIVPDISITKTQFRDPTTAWMGKDGHWRIVVGSSRNRGGLAILYRSRNFMKWIKAEHPLHSSAKTGNWECPDFFPVSLQGSNGLDASYNGKYVKYVLKNSLPVAAFEYYTIGTYDAKQDRYIPDNTSVDGWKGLRLDYGIFYASKSFYDPSKDRRIVWGWSYELDGLPNNENNKGWAGIQAIPRKVWLDFSGKQLVQWPIEELKTLRKQNVRLSNKRLDNGEKIEVKGITASQADVEVTFSFSSLDKAEPFDPSWADLYAQDVCAIKGSTVPGGLGPFGLATLASQNLEEYTPVFFRVFKAQENFKVLMCSDATRSTTQHYNAMCKPSFAGYVDVDLVDKKLSLRSLIDNSVVESFGAGGKLCITSRAYPTLAIHDKAHLFAFNNGTEMITIETLDAWSMDTPKIN from the exons ATGTATTACAATGGAGTCTATCATCTATTCTACCAGTACAATCCAAAAGGATCAACAATGAACAACATTGTTTGGGCTCATTCAGTCTCAAAAGACTTAATCAATTGGATTAATTTAGAGCCTGCAATTTATCCATCCAAACCATTTGACAAATATGGAACATGGTCTGGTTCAGCAACTATTCTCCCTGGTAACAAGCCCATTATTTTGTACACTGGAGTGGTAGATGCCAACAtgacccaagtccaaaattacgcCGTCCCGGCCAACTTATCCGATCCATATCTCCGTGAATGGAACAAGCCCGATAACAACCCGTTGATCGTCCCGGATATCAGCATCACCAAGACCCAATTTCGTGACCCGACAACAGCTTGGATGGGCAAAGATGGTCATTGGAGAATTGTGGTAGGAAGTTCAAGAAACCGTGGTGGGTTGGCAATATTGTATAGAAGTAGGAATTTCATGAAATGGATCAAGGCTGAGCATCCACTTCATTCATCTGCCAAAACAGGAAATTGGGAATGCCCAGATTTTTTTCCTGTTTCCTTGCAAGGTTCTAATGGTTTAGATGCATCGTACAACGGAAAATATGTTAAGTACGTTCTCAAGAATAGCCTTCCTGTTGCCGCGTTTGAGTACTACACAATTGGTACATATGATGCCAAACAAGATAGGTATATTCCAGATAACACTTCAGTCGATGGTTGGAAAGGATTGAGACTTGACTATGGCATTTTCTACGCGTCTAAGTCGTTCTACGACCCTAGTAAGGACCGAAGAATCGTGTGGGGTTGGTCTTATGAATTAGATGGTCTCCCCAATAATGAAAACAACAAAGGATGGGCTGGAATTCAGGCTATCCCGCGTAAAGTATGGCTTGATTTCAGTGGTAAACAATTAGTTCAATGGCCTATTGAAGAATTAAAAACTCTAAGAAAGCAAAATGTCCGATTGAGCAACAAAAGGCTGGATAATGGAGAAAAGATTGAAGTTAAAGGAATCACAGCGTCGCAG GCTGATGTTGAAGTGACATTCTCCTTCTCTAGCTTAGACAAGGCAGAGCCATTTGATCCTAGTTGGGCTGATCTTTATGCACAAGATGTTTGTGCAATTAAGGGTTCAACTGTTCCAGGTGGGCTTGGGCCATTTGGCCTTGCAACATTGGCTTCTCAAAACTTAGAAGAATACACACCTGTTTTTTTCAGAGTGTTCAAAGCTCAAGAAAATTTTAAGGTTCTTATGTGCTCTGACGCCACAAG GTCTACCACTCAACATTATAATGCAATGTGCAAACCCTCATTTGCTGGATATGTAGATGTGGACTTAGTGGACAAAAAGTTATCTCTTAGGAGTTTG ATTGATAACTCAGTAGTGGAAAGTTTTGGTGCTGGTGGCAAATTATGCATAACATCAAGGGCTTATCCAACATTAGCAATTCACGACAAAGCACATTTATTTGCCTTCAACAATGGTACAGAGATGATCACAATCGAGACTCTAGATGCCTGGAGCATGGATACAcctaaaataaactaa